One Halorientalis litorea DNA segment encodes these proteins:
- a CDS encoding twin-arginine translocation signal domain-containing protein has product MSNDLTRRDVLRTGAGVSAVAALGGLAGCSGLTGGGGGESEGGVQSLPADAGAAAVIDAEAVRTDDATAALVNAFLDVQAEREYYDGPENYEAVLDEFENETGLDPEGASTLTPFFGWGGEYSPVDGEFAAARFEADWSAEAVVDSLEENGGSYSDEAYADGTLYEPDEEYRSYLGVLGDGRYVVGTEDAVTDTLDVEAGEADAIPETLQSAYAETRTAPVRFVSGVPEDEVPESAGGQFDTSVFRNVESVAGSVYADGDTRGIETTLAAGSESDAEDIADIIDGGLTVVEQDAPEAVAAELDAVEVTQDGTGVTVSYEATVDELTALVDEAVGQSGSGGAEDTTPQVAFGFDYDRDAETVTITHEGGDHVRQRALTVEGAGFADAADAEMTGPGIWQGTASGEIGGDPAVAAGDRVTVGAEPDCDIRMVWRSEDGNAAATLAQFSGPDA; this is encoded by the coding sequence ATGTCGAACGACCTGACGCGACGCGACGTACTGCGAACTGGGGCCGGGGTGTCGGCGGTTGCTGCCCTCGGCGGCCTCGCTGGCTGTTCGGGCCTCACCGGCGGCGGAGGCGGTGAGAGTGAGGGTGGTGTCCAGAGCCTCCCGGCGGACGCGGGTGCCGCCGCAGTCATCGACGCCGAGGCGGTCCGGACCGACGACGCGACGGCGGCCCTCGTCAACGCCTTCCTCGACGTGCAGGCCGAGCGCGAGTACTACGACGGGCCGGAGAACTACGAGGCTGTTCTCGACGAGTTCGAGAACGAGACGGGCCTCGACCCGGAAGGGGCGTCGACGCTCACTCCCTTCTTCGGATGGGGTGGCGAGTACAGTCCGGTCGACGGTGAGTTCGCGGCGGCGCGGTTCGAGGCCGACTGGTCGGCCGAGGCTGTCGTCGACTCGCTCGAAGAGAACGGTGGGTCCTACAGCGACGAGGCGTACGCCGACGGCACGCTGTACGAACCAGACGAGGAGTATCGGTCGTACCTCGGCGTGTTGGGCGACGGGCGGTACGTCGTCGGCACCGAAGACGCCGTGACCGACACGCTCGACGTCGAGGCGGGCGAGGCAGACGCCATCCCGGAGACGCTCCAGTCGGCGTACGCCGAGACGCGGACCGCACCGGTGCGGTTCGTCAGCGGCGTCCCCGAAGACGAGGTCCCCGAATCGGCCGGGGGGCAGTTCGACACGAGCGTCTTCAGAAACGTCGAGAGCGTCGCGGGGTCCGTGTACGCCGACGGCGACACCCGCGGTATCGAGACGACGCTCGCGGCCGGGTCCGAGTCGGACGCCGAGGACATCGCCGACATCATCGACGGCGGACTGACCGTCGTCGAACAGGACGCACCCGAGGCCGTCGCCGCCGAACTCGACGCCGTGGAGGTAACCCAAGACGGGACGGGCGTGACCGTCTCCTACGAGGCGACGGTGGACGAGTTGACCGCCCTCGTCGACGAGGCGGTCGGTCAGTCCGGTTCGGGTGGTGCGGAAGATACCACGCCACAGGTCGCGTTCGGGTTCGACTACGACCGGGACGCCGAGACGGTTACCATTACCCACGAGGGCGGCGACCACGTCCGTCAGCGTGCCCTCACCGTCGAAGGTGCTGGCTTCGCCGATGCCGCCGACGCGGAGATGACCGGTCCCGGCATCTGGCAAGGCACCGCCAGTGGCGAGATTGGCGGCGACCCGGCCGTGGCGGCCGGGGACCGCGTGACCGTCGGGGCCGAACCCGACTGTGACATTCGTATGGTCTGGCGGTCCGAGGACGGCAACGCGGCCGCGACGCTCGCCCAGTTCTCCGGTCCCGACGCCTGA
- a CDS encoding DUF7091 family protein: MDDGRLRRFVRTTLRSAGRQVGEARRAYSDAKRSALADLPQDEHGRARLVCRRYAERRTVSLDEEARPDCFDPEHQDCRGCVEDIRDGQIETWEP, translated from the coding sequence ATGGACGACGGGCGTCTCCGGCGGTTCGTCCGAACGACGCTCCGGTCGGCGGGCCGACAGGTCGGCGAAGCACGACGGGCCTACAGCGACGCGAAGCGGAGTGCCCTCGCGGACCTGCCACAGGACGAACACGGGCGGGCGCGTCTCGTCTGCCGTCGCTACGCCGAACGACGGACCGTCTCGCTCGACGAGGAGGCCCGCCCCGACTGCTTCGACCCGGAGCATCAGGACTGTCGCGGGTGTGTCGAGGACATCCGGGACGGGCAGATAGAGACGTGGGAGCCGTGA
- a CDS encoding mannose-1-phosphate guanylyltransferase encodes MDRPLVAVVLAGGTGTRLYPASRSDRPKQFQSFGRDASLLTATVERAGFADEVYVLTRPAFADGVREHAPEAAVLTEPEPKDTGPALTYAAHRIREQVGECALVCLPSDHHVDGDFETTARTAAEVAVETAGLVTVGVEPTRAAPGYGYIEPGERREPDRWGESDGASGDDRAESWAGYHTVASFTEKPDPETAARYVAEGYYWNAGIFAWTPDAFLAAARDSPLEPLVTALDDDSPDAGFAAVESVSVDYAVLEDNDETYLVPATFAWDDVGSWDAFERVLDADAAGNVVLGDALLADAEDCVVATDGHVSLVGVSDLVVASYGDRTLVVPKGETQRVREVVEQLRAQGRY; translated from the coding sequence ATGGACCGTCCGCTCGTCGCCGTCGTCCTCGCCGGTGGCACCGGCACGCGCCTCTACCCCGCGAGTCGGAGCGACCGCCCGAAACAGTTCCAGTCGTTCGGCCGAGACGCGTCGCTCCTGACTGCTACCGTCGAGCGCGCCGGATTCGCCGACGAGGTGTACGTCCTGACCCGCCCAGCCTTCGCCGACGGGGTGCGCGAGCACGCTCCCGAAGCCGCCGTCCTCACCGAACCAGAACCCAAGGACACCGGCCCAGCACTGACCTACGCCGCCCACCGCATCCGCGAGCAAGTCGGGGAGTGTGCCCTCGTCTGTCTGCCGAGTGACCACCACGTCGACGGCGACTTCGAGACGACGGCCCGGACCGCCGCCGAGGTAGCCGTCGAGACGGCGGGACTGGTCACCGTCGGCGTCGAACCGACCCGCGCCGCACCGGGCTACGGCTACATCGAACCCGGCGAGCGTCGCGAACCCGACCGATGGGGGGAGAGTGACGGCGCGAGCGGCGACGACAGGGCCGAGAGTTGGGCCGGCTACCACACCGTCGCGTCCTTCACCGAGAAACCGGACCCCGAGACGGCCGCCCGATACGTCGCCGAGGGCTACTACTGGAACGCTGGCATTTTCGCGTGGACGCCCGACGCGTTCCTCGCTGCCGCCCGCGACTCGCCGCTCGAACCGCTGGTCACGGCCCTCGACGACGACTCCCCCGACGCCGGGTTCGCGGCCGTCGAGTCGGTCAGCGTCGACTACGCCGTACTCGAAGACAACGACGAGACGTATCTCGTGCCGGCCACCTTCGCGTGGGACGACGTCGGGTCGTGGGACGCCTTCGAGCGCGTCCTCGACGCCGACGCGGCCGGCAACGTCGTCCTCGGCGACGCGTTGCTGGCCGACGCCGAGGACTGTGTGGTCGCCACCGACGGCCACGTCAGTCTGGTCGGCGTCTCCGACCTCGTGGTCGCGTCCTACGGCGACCGGACGCTCGTCGTCCCGAAAGGCGAGACACAGCGCGTGCGCGAGGTCGTAGAGCAGTTACGCGCGCAGGGTCGGTACTGA
- a CDS encoding ferritin-like domain-containing protein, with protein MSSDRVVDLLRTAYADEIETVMNYQTNAIVLDGVRAEEIKESLRQDIQEELTHAEQLGQRLKQLDARPPGSAEFTARQDSLQPPEDSTDVLAVVEGVLDAEEDAIATYRDLIDAAEEASDPVTEDLAVTILADEEAHRTEFRGFQTEYRND; from the coding sequence ATGTCTTCTGACCGCGTCGTCGACCTGCTCCGGACGGCATACGCCGACGAGATAGAGACCGTGATGAACTACCAGACGAACGCCATCGTCCTCGACGGCGTCCGCGCCGAGGAGATAAAAGAGAGCCTTCGACAGGACATCCAAGAGGAGTTGACCCACGCCGAACAACTCGGGCAACGCCTGAAGCAACTCGACGCGCGTCCACCAGGGTCCGCCGAGTTCACTGCGCGACAGGACTCGCTCCAGCCGCCCGAGGATTCGACGGACGTGCTCGCCGTTGTCGAGGGCGTGCTCGACGCCGAGGAGGACGCCATCGCCACCTACCGCGACCTGATAGATGCGGCCGAGGAGGCAAGCGACCCCGTCACGGAGGACCTCGCCGTGACGATTCTCGCCGACGAGGAAGCGCACCGAACGGAGTTCCGCGGGTTCCAGACGGAGTACCGGAACGACTGA
- a CDS encoding SDR family oxidoreductase, producing the protein MDLELDGNTALVTAASSGLGLASATELAREGANVAVCGRSEEKLADAREQLDAAGDGGVLTVQADITERADVEAFVDETVDEFGGLDHVVTSAGGPRSGPFLDMDDEDFYHAYDLLVMSVVWTTRYAHDHLQADGGGTIVNITSRSVQEVIDGLVLSNSVRRAVTGLMKTQAREFAPDVRVNAVLPGATETSRIEDLIEQSVERGEFDSYEAGREQWGEGIPLERMGNPAELGRTVAFLSSEASGYINGVTLPIDGGSLRS; encoded by the coding sequence ATGGACCTCGAACTCGACGGCAACACGGCACTGGTCACGGCGGCGAGCAGCGGCCTCGGACTGGCGAGCGCGACGGAACTCGCCCGTGAAGGGGCAAACGTCGCGGTCTGTGGCCGGAGCGAGGAGAAACTGGCCGACGCACGCGAGCAACTCGACGCGGCGGGTGACGGCGGCGTACTCACGGTACAGGCCGACATCACCGAACGCGCGGACGTGGAGGCGTTCGTGGACGAGACAGTCGACGAGTTCGGCGGCCTCGACCACGTGGTGACGAGCGCGGGCGGGCCTCGGAGTGGCCCGTTCCTCGACATGGACGACGAGGACTTCTATCACGCGTACGACCTGCTCGTGATGAGCGTCGTCTGGACGACCCGGTACGCACACGACCACCTGCAGGCCGACGGCGGGGGAACCATCGTCAACATCACGTCGCGGTCGGTACAGGAGGTCATCGACGGCCTCGTCCTCTCGAACTCCGTGCGCCGGGCGGTCACGGGGTTGATGAAGACACAGGCACGCGAGTTCGCGCCGGACGTGCGGGTCAACGCCGTCCTGCCGGGGGCGACGGAAACCTCCCGCATCGAGGACCTCATCGAGCAGTCCGTCGAGCGCGGCGAGTTCGACAGCTACGAGGCGGGCCGCGAGCAGTGGGGCGAGGGCATCCCGCTCGAACGGATGGGAAATCCGGCTGAACTCGGGCGAACCGTCGCGTTTCTCTCCTCGGAAGCGAGCGGCTACATCAACGGCGTGACGCTCCCAATCGACGGCGGGAGTCTGCGGAGCTAA
- a CDS encoding Tfx family DNA-binding protein yields MTDGDIDADEILDRAGFDAAENVLTRRQAEVLALRERGMAQADIAERLGTSRANVSSVEASARENVAKAHETVAFADALRAPVRIPVDPGTDLYDVPQRVFEECDDVGVKVSYTAPELMKRISDEAGDAVVGRQVEQRLLVGVTSDGEVRVRHRSDPQ; encoded by the coding sequence ATGACAGACGGGGACATCGACGCCGACGAGATTCTGGACCGTGCCGGGTTCGACGCGGCCGAGAACGTGCTGACTCGGCGTCAAGCGGAAGTACTCGCGCTCCGCGAGCGCGGGATGGCGCAGGCTGACATCGCGGAGCGGTTGGGAACCTCGCGGGCGAACGTCTCGAGCGTCGAGGCGAGTGCCCGCGAGAACGTCGCCAAGGCACACGAGACGGTGGCGTTCGCGGACGCGCTCCGGGCACCCGTCCGTATCCCCGTGGACCCGGGGACGGACCTCTACGACGTTCCACAGCGGGTGTTCGAGGAGTGTGACGACGTCGGGGTGAAGGTGAGCTACACGGCCCCTGAACTGATGAAACGCATCAGCGACGAGGCGGGCGACGCCGTCGTGGGCCGACAGGTCGAACAGCGACTGCTCGTCGGCGTCACCAGCGACGGCGAGGTTCGGGTTCGCCACCGAAGCGACCCGCAGTGA
- a CDS encoding TRAM domain-containing protein — translation MPDCPLADDCPSFSERIEGMGCQHYGDRGGAEWCSHYSQPIRDLKQQPVQRGQELVVTVEDIHESGAGVGRTEDGFIVMVDGVLPEARAKVKVTRVHSNHAKAEEIERLPMEDEAEGADTEADEADTEDEEADDEADEVDAENDPRLGSRDNFWGG, via the coding sequence ATGCCGGACTGTCCACTTGCGGACGATTGTCCCAGTTTCAGCGAGCGAATCGAGGGCATGGGCTGTCAGCACTACGGTGACCGCGGCGGTGCCGAGTGGTGTAGCCACTACAGCCAGCCCATCCGCGACCTCAAACAGCAGCCGGTCCAGCGGGGGCAGGAACTCGTCGTCACCGTCGAAGACATCCACGAGAGCGGGGCCGGTGTCGGGCGGACCGAGGACGGGTTCATCGTGATGGTCGACGGCGTACTCCCGGAGGCACGCGCGAAGGTGAAGGTGACCCGCGTCCACTCGAACCACGCGAAAGCCGAGGAGATAGAGCGGTTGCCGATGGAAGACGAGGCCGAGGGGGCCGACACCGAGGCCGACGAAGCCGACACGGAGGACGAGGAGGCGGACGACGAGGCTGACGAGGTGGATGCGGAGAACGACCCGCGACTCGGAAGCAGGGACAACTTCTGGGGCGGGTGA
- a CDS encoding alpha/beta fold hydrolase: MPRSDRFLTVDGTELHYADWGDPSDPPVLCVHGLSRNGRDFDPLARVLEDEYRVLCPDMPGRGWSEWADDPATLYGDAAMVETLVGFCDELGLETVRYVGTSMGGGLGMALAGGAMPDRISHLVVNDISPNPAEDATPAAMARIMEYVPDPPTFETVTAMEAYMRELYEGRFSGMSDEEWRRLTLTSARRTDDGRVTAAYDPRILEGEDSEDAPDPWDVWAVIDAELLIVRGTDSDILPAEPYERMLETQPDAETVEVDCGHAPSLNVPAQIEPIREFFAE, from the coding sequence ATGCCTCGGAGCGACCGGTTTCTGACCGTCGACGGCACCGAACTCCACTACGCCGACTGGGGCGACCCGTCTGACCCGCCGGTGCTGTGTGTCCACGGGCTCTCGCGGAACGGCCGGGACTTCGACCCACTGGCACGGGTACTCGAAGACGAGTACCGCGTGCTCTGTCCCGACATGCCCGGACGGGGCTGGAGCGAGTGGGCCGACGACCCGGCGACGCTGTACGGCGACGCGGCGATGGTCGAGACGCTCGTGGGCTTCTGTGACGAACTCGGACTGGAGACGGTGCGGTACGTCGGCACGTCGATGGGCGGCGGGCTGGGAATGGCACTCGCGGGCGGCGCGATGCCGGACCGCATCTCGCATCTGGTGGTCAACGATATCAGTCCGAACCCGGCGGAAGACGCGACGCCGGCGGCGATGGCTCGCATCATGGAGTACGTGCCCGACCCGCCGACGTTCGAGACGGTAACGGCGATGGAGGCGTACATGCGGGAGCTGTACGAGGGGCGGTTCAGCGGGATGAGCGACGAGGAGTGGCGGCGGCTGACGCTGACCTCCGCCCGCCGGACCGACGACGGGCGGGTGACTGCCGCGTACGACCCCCGAATCCTGGAGGGCGAGGACAGCGAGGACGCGCCGGACCCGTGGGACGTGTGGGCGGTAATCGACGCCGAACTGCTGATTGTCCGGGGAACGGACTCGGACATTCTCCCCGCAGAGCCGTACGAGCGGATGCTGGAGACACAACCTGACGCCGAGACGGTCGAAGTCGACTGCGGGCACGCGCCGTCGCTGAACGTCCCTGCCCAAATAGAACCGATTCGGGAGTTCTTCGCGGAGTAG
- a CDS encoding DUF5786 family protein, translating into MGFGSYDESEQENQNRDEDEDVEAVNVHENETDGDVAFESNKSTDELVDQLQHMKGDDDE; encoded by the coding sequence ATGGGCTTTGGTAGCTACGACGAATCCGAGCAGGAGAACCAGAACCGAGACGAGGACGAGGACGTCGAAGCGGTCAACGTCCACGAGAACGAAACCGACGGCGACGTGGCCTTCGAGTCCAACAAGTCCACCGACGAGTTGGTCGACCAGCTCCAGCACATGAAAGGCGACGACGACGAGTGA
- a CDS encoding potassium channel family protein: protein MALGGRRVGYYVLLLFGTTAAFTLLYNFGMATWEGRPQPLYRSLEIVIQSFTTTGYGEDAGWTTLQMNVLVITMQLAGIGLILTAVDVFAVPWLRDALSPTAPETVPELSDHVVVCGFTPRTDAFVDELDAREQAYVLVEPDEETANSLHDDGYHVISGDPETADALENARIATARAVVADVADDRNASIALAATEASPGTRIVTLAEDPDLKQYHSVAGADEVLSPREVLGERLAGEVPTAVTATVEEGVSVGENIELVELTVEAGSDLCRQTVAEADLRERFGVNVIGVWRGADFETRIDPTIELEAGTRLLVAGEPPQIDPLRDATTSTVREFAAQEVIVAGYGNSGQAAYGALEHTNTDLTVLDIEDAEGVDIVGDARDPETLEAAGLETASALVLTLADDTTAVFATLIARDLNPSVHVVVRANQRDDVQKLYRAGADAVESLARISGRMLAATVFEDEDVLIYDKQVRVVRLSAPGLAGETLVSADVRAETGCTVVAVWRDGSAIIDIDPTTFTFEPGDDVVIAGTDESVTRFDSQFGGD, encoded by the coding sequence ATGGCTTTGGGCGGTCGGCGTGTCGGGTACTACGTCCTGTTGTTGTTCGGGACCACGGCGGCCTTCACGCTCCTCTACAACTTCGGGATGGCGACGTGGGAGGGGCGACCACAACCGCTCTATCGGTCGCTCGAAATCGTCATCCAGAGTTTCACCACGACGGGCTACGGCGAGGACGCCGGATGGACGACGCTCCAGATGAACGTCCTCGTCATCACGATGCAACTCGCCGGCATCGGCCTCATCCTGACCGCCGTCGACGTGTTCGCGGTGCCGTGGCTCCGTGACGCGCTCTCGCCGACCGCACCGGAGACGGTCCCGGAACTGTCGGACCACGTCGTCGTCTGTGGCTTCACGCCGCGGACCGACGCGTTCGTCGACGAACTCGACGCTCGCGAGCAGGCGTACGTCCTCGTGGAACCGGACGAGGAGACGGCGAACTCGCTCCACGACGACGGGTATCACGTCATCAGTGGCGATCCCGAGACGGCGGACGCGCTGGAAAACGCACGCATCGCCACGGCACGGGCCGTCGTCGCGGACGTAGCGGACGACCGGAACGCGAGTATCGCCCTCGCCGCCACGGAGGCCAGTCCGGGAACGCGCATCGTCACGCTGGCCGAGGACCCGGACCTGAAACAGTACCACAGCGTCGCCGGGGCGGACGAGGTGCTGTCCCCGCGCGAGGTGTTGGGGGAACGACTCGCGGGCGAGGTTCCGACGGCGGTCACCGCCACCGTCGAGGAGGGGGTGTCGGTCGGGGAGAACATCGAACTCGTGGAACTCACCGTCGAGGCGGGGAGTGACCTCTGCCGGCAGACTGTCGCGGAGGCAGACCTCAGGGAGCGGTTCGGGGTGAACGTCATCGGCGTCTGGCGCGGCGCGGACTTCGAGACGCGCATCGACCCGACCATCGAACTGGAGGCCGGGACCCGTCTCCTCGTCGCGGGCGAACCGCCCCAAATCGACCCGCTCCGGGACGCAACCACCTCGACCGTCCGGGAGTTCGCGGCACAGGAGGTCATCGTCGCGGGGTACGGCAACTCCGGGCAAGCGGCCTACGGCGCGCTCGAACACACCAACACAGACCTGACTGTCCTCGACATCGAGGACGCCGAGGGGGTCGATATCGTCGGCGACGCCCGGGACCCCGAGACACTCGAGGCGGCCGGCCTCGAAACGGCGTCGGCCCTCGTTCTCACGCTGGCCGACGACACGACTGCCGTGTTCGCCACGCTCATCGCACGCGATTTGAACCCCTCGGTACACGTGGTCGTCAGGGCGAACCAGCGCGACGACGTGCAGAAACTGTACCGTGCCGGTGCCGATGCCGTGGAGTCGCTGGCCCGCATCAGCGGCCGGATGCTCGCGGCGACGGTGTTCGAGGACGAGGACGTCCTGATTTACGACAAGCAGGTCCGTGTCGTTCGCCTCTCGGCTCCCGGGCTCGCGGGGGAGACGCTCGTGAGCGCGGACGTGAGAGCAGAGACGGGCTGTACCGTCGTCGCGGTGTGGCGTGACGGTTCGGCGATAATCGACATCGACCCGACGACGTTCACCTTCGAACCCGGCGACGACGTCGTCATCGCGGGAACGGACGAGAGCGTTACCCGGTTCGACAGTCAGTTCGGTGGAGACTGA
- a CDS encoding radical SAM protein codes for MISKGCEQCAEGGKMVLFVYGYCDQRDCFYCPLGENRKNVTDVYANERLVEDDSDVIEEAERMDALGASVTGGEPQEAMGRTTRYLSLLKDEFGEDFHTHLYTGITGGRENMRRLSEAGLDEIRFHPPFEQWGDLHGTEWEDILYVAREEGLTPAFEIPGIRPEEEFLDFLDEGAAEFCNINEFEMSDGNYRRMQERGFELKEGHMSAVEDTREAILDVMGDHERVYFCTSVFKDAAQHRRRLKRMARTIRRPFDDVTDDGTLVYGKTWVAPDRFEQLGVPEEFYTVKSDHVEVAWWLLEEMVEEGDIDEGEIVEQYPTYDGQVVERTPVA; via the coding sequence ATGATTTCCAAGGGCTGTGAACAGTGTGCCGAGGGCGGCAAGATGGTGCTGTTCGTCTACGGCTACTGTGACCAGCGTGACTGTTTCTACTGCCCGCTCGGCGAGAACCGCAAGAACGTCACCGACGTGTACGCGAACGAACGCCTCGTCGAGGACGACAGCGATGTCATCGAGGAGGCCGAACGGATGGACGCGCTCGGTGCCTCCGTCACCGGCGGCGAACCCCAGGAGGCGATGGGCCGGACGACGCGCTATCTCTCCCTGTTGAAAGACGAGTTCGGCGAGGACTTCCACACGCACCTCTACACCGGCATCACGGGCGGGCGCGAGAACATGCGCCGCCTCAGCGAGGCCGGACTGGACGAAATCCGGTTCCACCCTCCCTTCGAGCAGTGGGGTGACCTCCACGGCACCGAGTGGGAGGACATCCTCTACGTCGCCCGCGAGGAAGGGCTAACCCCCGCCTTCGAGATACCCGGGATTCGGCCTGAGGAGGAGTTCCTCGACTTCTTGGACGAGGGTGCCGCGGAGTTCTGCAACATCAACGAGTTCGAGATGAGCGACGGCAACTATCGCCGGATGCAGGAACGCGGGTTCGAGTTGAAGGAGGGGCACATGAGTGCCGTCGAGGACACCCGTGAGGCGATACTGGACGTGATGGGCGACCACGAGCGCGTCTATTTCTGTACGTCCGTGTTCAAGGACGCCGCCCAGCACCGCCGCCGCCTCAAGCGGATGGCCCGGACGATTCGCCGCCCGTTCGACGACGTGACCGACGACGGGACGCTCGTCTACGGGAAGACGTGGGTCGCTCCCGACCGGTTCGAGCAGTTGGGCGTCCCCGAGGAGTTCTACACAGTCAAGTCCGACCACGTCGAGGTGGCGTGGTGGCTGCTGGAGGAGATGGTCGAGGAAGGCGACATCGACGAGGGCGAAATCGTCGAGCAGTACCCGACGTACGACGGGCAAGTGGTCGAACGGACGCCCGTTGCGTAG
- a CDS encoding phosphate-starvation-inducible PsiE family protein translates to MSDEGATEPADAADGQPPAQQDEENTARAEDRERQGGPQVERLVDASERVMQTVELVAALVLVVLFAIGVFDLGLQILGEIQSGDISDPLVVIGFIDTALLLFIIVEVYNTVIAYARSDETARILRLVIFTGVIALVRKAIVFRTGEYDTAADALLVAGSYGLLTLVLAVLLFVSYQYVGGRGDEPITY, encoded by the coding sequence GTGAGCGACGAGGGGGCGACGGAACCGGCGGACGCGGCCGACGGTCAGCCCCCGGCACAGCAGGACGAGGAAAACACAGCGAGAGCGGAGGACCGGGAGCGGCAAGGCGGGCCACAGGTCGAACGGCTGGTCGACGCCTCCGAGCGGGTGATGCAGACCGTCGAACTCGTCGCCGCACTCGTGTTGGTCGTGCTGTTCGCCATCGGCGTGTTCGACCTCGGCCTGCAGATACTCGGAGAGATACAGTCGGGCGACATCAGCGACCCGCTGGTCGTCATCGGCTTCATCGACACCGCGCTCCTGCTGTTCATCATCGTCGAAGTGTACAACACCGTTATCGCGTACGCACGGTCGGACGAGACGGCACGGATTCTTCGCCTCGTCATCTTCACCGGCGTCATCGCGCTGGTCCGGAAGGCTATCGTGTTCAGGACCGGCGAGTACGACACCGCGGCCGATGCCCTCCTGGTCGCCGGGTCCTACGGGCTCCTCACGCTCGTCCTCGCCGTCCTCCTGTTCGTCAGTTACCAGTACGTCGGCGGCCGAGGCGACGAGCCGATAACGTACTAA
- a CDS encoding DUF373 family protein, which yields MLLVLCVDLDDDLGRKTDVETPVIGRDAVEEAAVALATADPEDSDVNVLFEGVHLHDTVEDEPVEVVAVTGLDGNDVAANRAVGEEIDTVLASISTDEDIRAIVVTDGAQDESVLPVVRSRVPIDAVRRVVVRQAQDLESMYYTIKQVLDDPETRGTILVPLGILLLIYPLAIIADQLGLPGAVFGITSGLLGLYILGRGLGAERVLDTLIDRLRTVLYAGRVTLITYVVAAALLVIGGVSGVQTLDAAQAERGTLSALEVLAALVFGAIRWFAAAGVTTSLGRVTDEYLAESFEWRYLNAPFYVLAIAAVLHGVSAYFLDYVTLSYLAAALTGGTILGLVSTLAFAVAESRFPNKRASA from the coding sequence ATGCTGCTGGTCCTGTGTGTGGACCTGGACGACGACCTCGGTCGGAAAACCGACGTCGAGACGCCGGTCATCGGCCGCGACGCCGTCGAGGAGGCCGCCGTCGCGCTCGCGACGGCCGACCCCGAGGACAGCGACGTGAACGTCCTGTTCGAGGGCGTCCACCTCCACGACACCGTCGAGGACGAACCCGTCGAAGTCGTCGCCGTCACCGGCCTCGACGGGAACGACGTGGCGGCCAACCGCGCAGTCGGGGAAGAGATAGACACCGTCCTCGCCAGCATCTCGACCGACGAGGACATCCGCGCCATCGTCGTGACCGACGGTGCCCAAGACGAGAGCGTCCTGCCCGTGGTCCGCTCGCGCGTCCCCATCGACGCCGTCCGCCGCGTCGTCGTCCGACAGGCACAGGACCTCGAATCGATGTACTACACCATCAAACAGGTACTCGACGACCCCGAGACACGCGGGACCATCCTCGTCCCGCTGGGCATCCTCCTCCTCATCTACCCGCTGGCCATCATCGCCGACCAACTCGGTCTCCCGGGTGCCGTGTTCGGCATCACGTCGGGACTGCTCGGCCTCTATATCCTCGGGCGCGGGTTGGGTGCCGAGCGCGTCCTCGACACGCTCATCGACCGCCTCCGGACGGTGCTGTACGCCGGCCGCGTGACGCTCATCACCTACGTCGTCGCCGCCGCCCTGCTCGTCATCGGCGGCGTCAGCGGCGTCCAGACCCTCGATGCCGCCCAAGCCGAACGGGGCACCCTGAGCGCGCTCGAAGTGCTCGCCGCGCTCGTGTTCGGGGCCATCCGCTGGTTCGCGGCCGCCGGCGTCACGACCAGCCTCGGCCGCGTCACCGACGAGTACCTCGCCGAGTCCTTCGAGTGGCGGTACCTCAACGCCCCCTTCTACGTCCTCGCCATCGCCGCCGTCCTCCACGGCGTGAGCGCGTACTTCCTCGACTACGTCACGCTGTCGTATCTGGCGGCCGCACTCACCGGCGGGACCATCCTCGGCCTCGTCAGCACGCTCGCCTTCGCCGTCGCCGAGTCCCGGTTCCCGAACAAGCGCGCCTCGGCGTGA